The following coding sequences are from one Clostridioides difficile ATCC 9689 = DSM 1296 window:
- the pflB gene encoding formate C-acetyltransferase: MNAWQGFKTGRWTKEINVREFIQLNYSPYEGNDSFLAGATENTKKLWDEAMVLFKKERENGGTLDVDTKTVSGIAAYAPGYLDKELETIVGLQTDAPLKRAVMPYGGIKMVENSCEAFGYELDPEIKDIFTKYRKTHNQGVFDVYTPEMRAARKSGIITGLPDAYGRGRIIGDYRRVALYGVDALIEDKNEQKKSLEVSCMDEEVIRLREEITEQISALNELKKMAESYGFDISKPATNSKEAVQWLYFGYLGAVKDQNGAAMSLGRTSTFLDIYFERDLKAGIVTEEELQEYMDHFVMKLRMVKFLRTPDYNNLFSGDPTWVTECIGGMGIDGRTLVTKNSFRMLNTLYTLGPSPEPNLTVLWSTKLPQGFKDFCSKVSIDTSSVQYENDDLMRAYWGDDYGIACCVSAMRIGKQMQFFGARVNLAKTLLYAINGGVDEKSGVQVGPRFEPITSEYLDYDEVMSKFEPFTDWLATLYVNTLNVIHYMHDKYSYEALEMALHDRDIFRTMACGMAGLSVCADSLSAIKHAKVKTIRNEQGIAVDFEIEGDYPKYGNNDDRVDSIAVELVESFMNKIRKNKTYRNSYPTQSILTITSNVVYGKKTGNTPDGRRAGAPFAPGANPMHGRDTNGALASLSSVAKLPYEHAQDGISNTFSIVPAALGKDMTERINNLSAMMDGYFAQNAHHLNVNVFDRATLEDAMEHPEEYPQLTIRVSGYAVNFIKLTKEQQLDVINRTFHGKMA, translated from the coding sequence ATGAATGCATGGCAAGGATTTAAAACAGGAAGATGGACTAAAGAAATAAATGTTAGAGAGTTTATACAATTAAACTATTCTCCATATGAGGGAAATGACTCTTTCTTAGCTGGTGCCACTGAAAATACTAAAAAATTATGGGACGAAGCAATGGTCCTATTTAAAAAAGAAAGAGAAAATGGTGGTACTTTAGATGTTGATACAAAAACTGTTTCTGGAATAGCTGCATATGCTCCAGGATATTTAGATAAAGAATTAGAAACAATAGTTGGGTTACAAACGGATGCCCCTTTAAAAAGAGCTGTCATGCCATATGGTGGTATAAAGATGGTTGAAAATTCATGCGAAGCTTTTGGATATGAATTAGACCCAGAAATAAAAGATATATTTACTAAATACAGAAAAACACACAACCAAGGAGTTTTTGATGTTTATACTCCAGAAATGAGAGCTGCTAGAAAATCTGGTATAATAACAGGTCTTCCAGATGCTTATGGTAGAGGTAGAATAATTGGTGACTACAGAAGAGTTGCTCTATACGGTGTTGATGCTTTAATAGAAGATAAAAATGAGCAAAAGAAATCATTAGAAGTTTCTTGCATGGATGAGGAAGTTATCAGATTAAGAGAAGAAATAACTGAGCAAATATCAGCTTTAAATGAACTTAAAAAAATGGCTGAATCTTATGGATTTGATATCTCAAAACCAGCAACTAACTCAAAAGAAGCTGTACAATGGTTATACTTTGGTTATTTAGGTGCTGTTAAAGACCAAAATGGTGCTGCAATGTCTTTAGGTAGAACATCTACTTTCTTAGATATATACTTTGAAAGAGATTTAAAAGCTGGAATCGTAACAGAAGAAGAATTACAAGAGTATATGGACCATTTTGTTATGAAATTAAGAATGGTTAAGTTCCTAAGAACTCCTGATTACAATAACCTATTCTCTGGAGACCCAACTTGGGTAACTGAGTGTATAGGAGGTATGGGAATAGATGGTAGAACATTAGTTACTAAAAACTCATTTAGAATGTTAAATACTCTATATACATTAGGACCTTCTCCAGAGCCAAACTTAACAGTTCTATGGTCAACTAAATTACCTCAAGGATTCAAAGATTTCTGTTCTAAAGTATCTATAGATACAAGTTCAGTACAGTATGAAAATGATGATTTAATGAGAGCATACTGGGGAGATGACTATGGTATAGCTTGTTGTGTATCTGCAATGAGAATTGGTAAACAAATGCAGTTCTTTGGAGCTAGAGTTAACTTAGCTAAAACTTTATTATACGCTATAAATGGTGGTGTAGATGAGAAATCTGGTGTTCAAGTTGGACCAAGATTTGAACCTATAACTTCTGAGTACTTAGATTATGATGAAGTTATGAGTAAATTTGAACCATTCACTGATTGGTTAGCAACATTATATGTAAATACTTTAAATGTAATACATTATATGCATGATAAATATTCTTATGAAGCATTAGAAATGGCATTACATGATAGAGATATATTTAGAACTATGGCTTGTGGTATGGCTGGATTATCAGTTTGTGCAGACTCATTATCTGCTATAAAACATGCTAAGGTTAAAACTATTAGAAATGAACAAGGAATAGCTGTTGATTTTGAAATAGAAGGAGATTATCCAAAATACGGAAATAATGATGATAGAGTTGATAGTATAGCTGTAGAGTTAGTTGAAAGCTTTATGAATAAAATAAGAAAGAATAAAACTTATAGAAATTCTTATCCAACTCAATCTATACTTACAATAACTTCAAATGTTGTTTATGGTAAGAAAACTGGTAATACACCAGATGGTAGAAGAGCTGGTGCTCCATTTGCTCCTGGTGCTAACCCAATGCATGGTAGAGATACTAATGGTGCTTTAGCTTCATTATCTTCAGTTGCTAAATTACCATATGAACATGCTCAAGATGGTATATCTAATACTTTCTCTATAGTACCTGCTGCTTTAGGAAAAGATATGACTGAAAGAATAAACAATCTTTCTGCAATGATGGATGGATACTTCGCTCAAAATGCTCATCACTTAAATGTAAATGTATTTGATAGAGCTACTTTAGAAGATGCTATGGAACATCCAGAAGAATATCCACAATTAACTATAAGAGTATCTGGATATGCAGTTAACTTCATAAAATTAACTAAAGAGCAACAATTAGATGTTATAAACAGAACATTCCACGGTAAAATGGCTTAG
- a CDS encoding prepilin-type N-terminal cleavage/methylation domain-containing protein has product MNKKGFTLIELLVVISIIGILVIVAVPALFRNIEKSKAVTCLSNRENIKTQIVIAMAEESSKDKNEVIKEVLENKDGKYFETEPKCKSGGIYSATFDDGYDGITGIESIAKVYVTCTKHPDGVEMARDVHQSMKDLIASFAQDPSIIPGASKGNDDFRKYLLDNKYKNGWPTIPDEFKAKYGLSKDTLYIQPYAYNPTKSDATVVVFANNKTGGNWYTSLVYDYDEGRWYKGKNGISVAGRSWDVDTDSVKSVKTEIHSKEGWGPLN; this is encoded by the coding sequence ATGAATAAAAAGGGTTTTACATTAATTGAATTGTTGGTAGTTATATCTATAATAGGAATTTTAGTTATAGTAGCTGTTCCAGCGTTATTTAGAAATATAGAAAAAAGTAAAGCAGTTACATGTCTTTCTAATAGAGAAAATATAAAGACTCAAATTGTTATTGCAATGGCTGAGGAATCAAGTAAAGACAAGAATGAAGTCATAAAAGAGGTATTAGAAAACAAAGATGGTAAGTACTTTGAAACAGAACCAAAGTGTAAGTCAGGTGGAATATATTCAGCAACGTTTGATGATGGTTATGATGGAATAACTGGAATAGAAAGCATTGCAAAAGTGTATGTTACTTGTACAAAACATCCAGACGGTGTTGAAATGGCTAGGGATGTGCATCAAAGTATGAAAGATTTGATTGCATCATTTGCACAAGACCCTTCTATAATACCAGGAGCTTCAAAGGGCAATGATGATTTTAGAAAATATTTATTAGACAATAAATATAAAAATGGGTGGCCTACAATTCCAGATGAATTTAAGGCAAAATATGGATTAAGTAAGGATACACTATATATACAACCATATGCATATAATCCTACTAAATCTGATGCTACTGTAGTTGTATTTGCAAATAATAAGACTGGAGGTAATTGGTATACTTCCCTAGTTTACGATTATGATGAAGGTAGATGGTATAAAGGTAAAAATGGTATTTCTGTTGCAGGTAGGTCATGGGATGTTGACACAGATAGTGTTAAGTCTGTAAAAACAGAGATTCATTCTAAAGAGGGATGGGGTCCTTTAAATTAA
- a CDS encoding calcium/sodium antiporter: MFITVVLFLVGFLLITKGADIFINCTVEIGKKTNISEIILGATIVSFATTLPEFTVSLLASIDGHTTMSLGNAVGSIICNTGLALGLVVFISPFNVDKKMFFSKSLLLIVSVIVLILLSLDGVITRGDSLLLIIILIFYMVNNYRSVVGKSDTKNRNIKNNTSKDISTKKGKNYRGFSVLEIVKILLLFATGLIMMIIGSQILIESGVIIASFLNIPQGIVSLTIIALGTSLPEIVSSITAIRKNHHEISVGNILGANILNIVSVIAVSAIPNNIPILSQNRQLDIPFMILLLLIVIIPTLKSNKLSRIQGILMLFTYFLYISILYFMYII; this comes from the coding sequence TTGTTTATCACAGTGGTATTATTTTTAGTAGGTTTCCTATTAATTACTAAAGGCGCAGATATCTTTATAAATTGTACTGTAGAGATAGGTAAAAAAACGAATATATCAGAAATTATACTTGGAGCTACTATAGTTAGTTTTGCAACAACATTACCTGAGTTTACAGTGTCTCTACTTGCTTCTATTGATGGTCATACTACTATGAGTTTAGGAAATGCAGTTGGTTCTATAATATGTAATACAGGGTTAGCATTAGGGTTGGTTGTTTTTATAAGTCCATTTAATGTAGATAAAAAAATGTTTTTTTCTAAGTCTTTACTATTAATAGTATCCGTTATAGTTTTAATTTTATTGAGTTTAGATGGAGTTATAACAAGAGGTGATTCATTATTACTTATAATAATATTAATCTTTTATATGGTTAATAATTATAGAAGTGTCGTTGGAAAATCTGATACTAAAAATAGAAATATTAAAAATAACACTAGTAAAGACATATCTACTAAAAAAGGGAAAAATTATAGGGGTTTTTCCGTATTAGAAATTGTAAAAATACTATTACTTTTTGCTACAGGATTGATAATGATGATAATAGGTTCACAAATCCTTATAGAGAGTGGAGTAATAATAGCTAGTTTTTTAAATATACCTCAGGGTATAGTAAGTTTAACTATAATAGCACTTGGAACTTCTCTGCCAGAGATAGTTTCGTCGATTACTGCTATAAGAAAAAATCATCATGAAATATCAGTAGGAAATATTTTGGGTGCAAACATATTGAATATAGTATCAGTAATAGCTGTATCAGCAATACCAAATAACATACCAATACTATCTCAAAATAGACAGTTGGATATACCATTCATGATATTATTATTATTAATAGTAATAATACCAACACTTAAATCTAATAAACTTAGTAGAATACAAGGTATATTGATGTTATTCACATATTTTCTGTACATATCAATTTTGTATTTCATGTATATTATTTAA
- the pflA gene encoding pyruvate formate-lyase-activating protein, with the protein MIKGKIHSIETFGTVDGPGIRYILFFQGCPLRCKYCHNRDTWDIKSGKEYTVDEIITDALKYTSFMKFSGGGITASGGESTLQPEFLSELFKKAKENDIHTCLDTSGFVDIETIDPVLDNTDLVLLDLKHMVEEKSIDLTGVGMDKALKLARHLESRNIPVWIRHVLVPGITDDIDNLEKLGQFVATLKNVERFELLPYHSMGIHKWESLGIDYELKDVPDATKEDVQKASEIISKFGVKVYNS; encoded by the coding sequence ATGATTAAGGGAAAGATACATTCTATAGAAACGTTTGGTACTGTAGATGGACCAGGAATAAGATATATATTATTTTTTCAGGGGTGTCCTCTTAGATGCAAATACTGTCATAACAGGGATACATGGGATATTAAATCAGGAAAAGAATACACAGTTGATGAAATAATAACGGATGCTCTTAAGTATACTTCTTTTATGAAGTTTTCTGGTGGAGGTATAACTGCCTCTGGTGGTGAATCCACTCTTCAACCAGAATTTTTAAGTGAATTATTTAAAAAAGCAAAAGAAAATGATATACACACTTGCTTGGATACATCTGGATTTGTAGATATAGAAACTATAGACCCAGTTTTAGATAATACTGATTTGGTTTTACTTGATTTAAAACATATGGTTGAGGAAAAATCTATTGATTTGACTGGTGTTGGTATGGATAAGGCATTAAAACTTGCTAGACACTTAGAATCAAGAAATATTCCTGTATGGATAAGACATGTTTTAGTTCCTGGCATTACTGATGATATAGATAATTTAGAAAAACTAGGTCAATTTGTAGCTACATTGAAAAATGTAGAAAGATTTGAATTGCTACCATACCATTCTATGGGAATACACAAATGGGAAAGTTTAGGTATCGATTATGAACTAAAAGATGTTCCTGATGCCACTAAGGAAGATGTCCAAAAAGCTAGTGAAATAATCTCTAAATTTGGAGTGAAAGTATATAATAGTTAG
- a CDS encoding nitroreductase: MNNNFQDNQTINLIQSRRSIRKFTTEQISDEQVNTLLHCAFAAPSGCNKQPWHITVVQDQKLLKEISDDTLSRIHEVSNVEINKNFKLFYGAPTVLFISYDESSSWAPYDIGILTGNITTAAQALGLGSCIIGMVRGLFTPVEQGDIEGLVSVLDKEDVKESESIKMKFDTNKKYRELLDIPEGYSVPFGIAVGIPDGNLPNAREVVYKVSRV, from the coding sequence ATGAATAATAATTTTCAAGACAACCAAACAATAAATTTAATACAAAGTCGTAGAAGTATACGAAAATTTACGACAGAACAAATTAGTGATGAGCAAGTAAACACATTATTACACTGTGCATTTGCAGCACCTTCAGGATGTAATAAACAGCCTTGGCACATAACTGTTGTGCAAGACCAGAAACTTTTAAAAGAGATTAGTGATGATACTTTATCTAGGATTCATGAGGTGAGTAATGTTGAGATAAATAAAAACTTTAAGTTATTTTATGGTGCTCCAACCGTTTTATTTATTTCTTATGATGAAAGTAGTTCATGGGCTCCATATGATATAGGAATACTTACAGGGAATATAACAACAGCTGCACAAGCACTAGGGCTTGGAAGTTGTATAATAGGAATGGTTAGAGGTTTATTTACACCTGTTGAACAAGGGGATATTGAAGGTCTTGTGAGTGTATTGGATAAAGAAGATGTAAAAGAATCAGAGTCAATAAAGATGAAGTTTGATACAAATAAAAAATATAGAGAACTACTTGATATACCAGAAGGGTATTCTGTACCATTTGGTATTGCTGTAGGTATTCCAGATGGAAATTTACCAAATGCTAGAGAGGTAGTTTATAAAGTTTCCAGAGTTTAG
- the pdcB gene encoding phosphodiesterase PdcB produces the protein MREESNSLSLDHIEIFFELLSQSTEDYIFFWDINRNKFKISSAIFDEFNLSKEIESDLVNCWSKIVYPDDVQIWKDDIQELLHGKKGEHNLEYRLINKYKEIVWISCRGKVYVSDDPKTIFLVGRIKNIGEKNKFDSITGTWNREQFEHRMNYLIKEKIYKNGAMFIMDIDNFKNINEKYGHSYGDKVLRAIATEVLEYLPKDVRLYRLDGDEFAFFYPMCTKETIEKIYEKIQMYTNTQHEIESNKYYCTVTAGVAMYPEDGDNYLDLFKHVDIALDIAKISGKNRIKFFSQELYENKLKVISMQQKLRECVENNFNDFELFFQPQVNAVTKEVIGAEVLLRWHSSTYGEVSPVEFIPILEQSNLIIPVGKWIIKEAVKQCKEWHKINPDFKISVNVSYIQLKEDFFRDFIVECLVEYQLRPEFLILELTENCWIPDINLLNDKFISLKGIGVYIAIDDFGTGYSSLNYLKELSVNIIKIERSFVKNITYNSYEYTFLEYIIKLAHIINLKVCVEGIESYEEYDIVKSLGVDIIQGFLFGRPVSASEFYKFQLSK, from the coding sequence ATGAGAGAAGAATCGAACTCTTTAAGTTTAGACCATATAGAAATTTTCTTTGAACTTTTATCTCAAAGTACAGAAGATTATATATTTTTTTGGGATATAAATAGGAATAAATTTAAAATTTCTTCAGCAATTTTTGATGAATTTAACTTAAGTAAAGAGATAGAATCTGATTTAGTCAATTGTTGGAGTAAAATTGTTTATCCGGATGATGTTCAAATATGGAAAGATGATATACAAGAATTACTACATGGAAAAAAAGGTGAGCACAATTTAGAATATAGGTTGATTAATAAATATAAAGAAATAGTATGGATTTCTTGTAGAGGTAAAGTTTATGTGTCGGATGACCCAAAAACTATATTTCTAGTTGGGAGAATAAAGAATATTGGTGAAAAAAATAAATTTGATTCTATCACAGGAACGTGGAATAGAGAACAATTTGAACATAGAATGAATTATCTTATAAAAGAGAAAATTTATAAAAATGGTGCTATGTTTATTATGGATATTGATAATTTTAAAAATATAAATGAAAAATATGGACATTCTTATGGTGACAAAGTATTGCGTGCAATTGCTACTGAAGTATTAGAATATCTTCCAAAAGATGTAAGATTGTATAGGTTAGATGGAGATGAATTTGCATTTTTTTACCCTATGTGTACTAAAGAAACTATAGAGAAAATATATGAAAAGATACAGATGTATACAAATACTCAGCATGAAATTGAATCAAATAAGTACTATTGCACAGTGACTGCAGGCGTTGCTATGTATCCAGAAGATGGAGATAATTATTTAGATTTATTTAAACATGTTGATATTGCATTGGATATAGCAAAAATTAGTGGTAAAAATAGAATTAAGTTTTTTTCACAAGAGCTCTATGAAAATAAACTAAAGGTAATTTCAATGCAACAAAAACTAAGAGAGTGCGTTGAAAATAATTTTAATGACTTTGAGCTGTTTTTTCAACCCCAGGTAAATGCTGTTACAAAAGAGGTAATAGGGGCAGAGGTACTTTTAAGATGGCATTCGAGTACTTATGGAGAAGTATCTCCTGTTGAATTTATACCAATACTAGAACAGAGTAATTTAATTATACCAGTTGGGAAGTGGATTATAAAAGAAGCTGTAAAACAGTGTAAAGAATGGCATAAAATAAATCCAGACTTTAAAATATCTGTAAATGTATCGTATATTCAGTTAAAGGAAGATTTTTTTAGAGATTTTATAGTAGAATGTTTAGTAGAGTATCAATTAAGACCTGAATTTTTAATTTTGGAATTAACAGAGAATTGTTGGATACCAGATATAAATTTACTAAATGATAAATTTATTAGTTTAAAGGGTATAGGAGTATATATTGCGATAGATGACTTTGGTACAGGATATTCATCTTTAAATTACCTTAAAGAACTGTCTGTTAATATAATAAAAATTGAAAGAAGTTTTGTTAAGAATATTACATATAATAGTTATGAATATACTTTTCTTGAATATATCATTAAATTAGCTCATATTATAAATTTAAAAGTTTGTGTTGAGGGAATAGAGTCTTATGAAGAGTATGATATAGTAAAAAGCTTAGGTGTAGATATTATTCAGGGTTTTTTATTTGGAAGACCTGTAAGTGCCTCTGAATTTTATAAATTTCAGCTATCAAAGTGA